The Hypanus sabinus isolate sHypSab1 chromosome 2, sHypSab1.hap1, whole genome shotgun sequence DNA segment GGGAATGTGACATTGCAGCAACTGCCTGCTGTTTGCATATAATTTCTGCTCATTCAAATAACCATGTAGATGTGACACAGATAAACCTTGTCCATTGATTTCAATAAAGAGAAATGGTTATGAGCACTATATTGGTATTTTTAGATGTAAATATTAAAATTTAAATTGTGACAGATCGTCATACAGTCGTTGATGGTGCATAAGTTAAGGGACAAACCTAAGGTGGCTATTGTATTTTCCTTCCTCCTCTTCAAGTCATGAATGATCCCCTGGAGGCATGATCTAAAGCTTCCTTTTCTCTGCATCGTGTAAACTTTCCAAAGCACTAAATACAAATTCTGAGGCTATATATGGGAAATTACAGATCGTCTTTGTTGTCTCCAATTAGTTTAAGGAGTTCAAACGTGCATACTTTTTTCCACAAACACCTCTAAAGTGAGATTTGAGACAAATTACACATTCTTTACTAAATAATAGCATGCAATTTGCTTACCTCCTTCTTTATTCTATAGTACTCATCGATAGCATACTGGTATTTTGGTGCATTTATACCAAAAAGGGAAGCTAATTTTTCTCCTAAGAAGTCGCACACTATtcaaaaacaaaataacaaaatTGGTTAATGAATGTTCAGTTTTATCATTAAGTCAGATTTTGTTTGTTTTCTGGTTGATTTTATTTAATTGTTTACTCTTTATTCTGTCAACTAATTAAACTCCTGCATCTAATCACAGAATCATCATCCAATCCAGACAAAAGACTATTGTAGTTAATGATACTACCTAAATACCGTGCTTACCAGATAGTGTTCCTGTTGCAAATCTTAGCATGTAGAACCACAGAAATGGGCCCCATGGAAGTTTGCTCtaggaaaaaaaaagtttaatACGTTATACCTGGACACTTATATTGCCAGGATTTGCAAAtaactttatagtaattttaatcTTACCACATCAATCGTAGGTAACAAATCTCTCTTATCTTCTTCCTGTTCTTCTTCATCTGTGCTGTACTCCTCCATAGTTTCGCCACTTGCAAAGTGAATGATTCTCCGAGGAATCTTTTGTTTCCTTGTGTTCACGTCTCCAAGTTCTATATTTTCAAAAGATTTTCCACTTGCTTGCAGCTTTTAAGAAATAAACCATTTAGATGAATCACAAAAGAATAAATTTGACAGTGTTAATTCGTAGTAGATGTTGCCTCATCCTGAACATTGAAGTGCATGCTGACAGAAATTCAAATAAAAACTGGCAGAGGAAGTAGGAGCATTGTACTGCTCTACTCACTTGGATCCATGACATACGGTAAACAGACACTGTCTGTCCAGTTTCAGCATAAGTTGAAAAGTCACTCTCCAGTTGCTTAtattttctttggaaaggaaattcAAGATACTGGATTTTGGCATTACTGAGATCAACTATATTAA contains these protein-coding regions:
- the fam177a1 gene encoding protein FAM177A1 — encoded protein: MAEKLPGLGLYLSPGNVLLTGGSMDAEKLQASGKSFENIELGDVNTRKQKIPRRIIHFASGETMEEYSTDEEEQEEDKRDLLPTIDVSKLPWGPFLWFYMLRFATGTLSVCDFLGEKLASLFGINAPKYQYAIDEYYRIKKEEEEEEEENKMSEEAEKNFQEQMEKQQDVASSHEGLPAVNASFVNVSFEIENDPTPITETKHDPIPS